GGGGTGCATGCGGCGTCACCTACCGGCCTGCCGCTGCCGCCCGCTGCGCGCGCCCCGCCAATCAGGTATCATAGGGGCGCTTAGAGCCTATCCGAATAACTGATATACTGTGGACATGATCACAGCACCGACGAGTACGCGCTCACGTAAGCGGAGCCCGAACAATACGACCACCACCGGCTTTCGGATTTCCGACGAGTTGTGGGCGGTGATGGAACCACTGCTCCCCACGCGGGTAAACACGCACCGCTTTGGCGGAGGCCGGCCGCGTGTGCCTGACCGCCGCTGTGCTGACGCTATCTTTTATGTGCTGCGAACGGGCGGCCAGTGGGCGTCGTTGAATGAGACCGACTTGTGCGCCAAATCCACCGCCCACGACCGTTTTCAAGAATGGGTCGAGGCTGGCGTGTTCCTCGCACTGTGGAAAGCCGGTGTCGAACGCTTCGATGAATTGCGAGGGCTGGACTGGAACTGGCTGAGTATGGACGGGGCGATGACCAAAGCGCCGCTTGGGGGGGAAAAAGACCGGCCCAAATCCCACTGACCGTGGCAAAGACGGCGTCAAACGCTCGCTGCTGACCGAGGGCCACGGCGTGCCAATTGGCGTAGCCATTGATGGCGCGAACCGTCACGATATGAAGCTGGTGCGCGCCACGATTGAAAGCCTTGTGGTCGAGCGACCCGCCCCGACGGACG
This is a stretch of genomic DNA from Kallotenue papyrolyticum. It encodes these proteins:
- a CDS encoding IS5 family transposase (programmed frameshift), translating into MEPLLPTRVNTHRFGGGRPRVPDRRCADAIFYVLRTGGQWASLNETDLCAKSTAHDRFQEWVEAGVFLALWKAGVERFDELRGLDWNWLSMDGAMTKAPLGGKKTGPNPTDRGKDGVKRSLLTEGHGVPIGVAIDGANRHDMKLVRATIESLVVERPAPTDAQPQGMCLDKGYDFAEVRAVLAEFGFTAHIRSRGEEAKQLAREAGKIARRWVVERSHSWLNRFRRLLVRWEKKGQHYLAFLHFACALVAFRAAGLFG